From a region of the Arachis ipaensis cultivar K30076 chromosome B09, Araip1.1, whole genome shotgun sequence genome:
- the LOC107618425 gene encoding actin-depolymerizing factor produces MAFRMGGGNASSGMGVAEHSVSTFLELQRKKVHRYVIFKIDENKKEVVVEKTGGPAESYDDFTASLPENDCRYAVYDFDFVTAENCQKSKIFFIAWSPSVARIRPKMLYATSKDRFRRELKGVHYEIQATDPTEMDLEILRERAN; encoded by the exons GGGAATGCCTCATCTGGCATGGGCGTTGCTGAACATAGTGTAAGCACATTTCTGGAACTGCAGAGGAAGAAAGTGCACCGTTATGTGATTTTTAAAATTGACGAGAATAAGAAAGAGGTTGTGGTTGAAAAGACTGGAGGCCCTGCTGAGAGCTATGACGATTTCACCGCATCCTTGCCTGAGAACGATTGTCGATATGCTGTATACGACTTCGATTTTGTGACAGCTGAGAACTGTCAAAAGagcaaaatctttttcattgcaTG GTCCCCTTCGGTAGCTCGTATTCGCCCTAAAATGCTTTATGCAACATCGAAGGACAGGTTCAGGAGGGAGCTGAAGGGCGTCCATTACGAGATACAAGCAACGGACCCAACAGAGATGGATCTTGAAATCCTTAGAGAGCGCGCGAACTGA